In Providencia hangzhouensis, the DNA window TTACGTTACTGAAAGTATTTTAAAGAGCTTTATCTCTCATTTTTGGGGATTCAGTACGTTATCGTTAAGTAACGATTTATATTCGTTAGGTCGTATTGGTATTCAAGAAGCTTCTGGCGTTATGCCAGACGGCACAATTTTCTCTATTCCAAACCAAGATTTATCACCACAACCAATTGATATAAAAAACATTACTGATAGTGATAGTAATGTCATCTACCTTGCCTTTCCTTTAGCTAATGGGAACGTTGGTGAAATCTCAAATGAGCATAATGGGAGCCGTTTACTTTCACGTTATAGTGAAAGTACAGAAAATGTTCGTGATTTACATACTGAAAATGGTGATTTAAGTACTATCCACGTTGCACGATTAAACCCTATCCTCAAGCAAGGTAAAAGTGGCTTAGACGCTTACGTGGCATTGCCCATATGCCGTATTAGAGAACGTAATGCCAACGGAAGCTTAACGCTTGATAACGATTATATTCCAAGCCTCCTGAATATTCGGGCATCGCTATTACTCAATGAATTTCTTACTGAGATTGAAGGCACTTTGTATGAACGAGGTAAACAAATAGCCTCCCGAATTGGTGCCCCTGGCCAGCAAGGTGTTGCGGATGTCGCTGAATTTATGATGCTACAAGTACTCAACCGTACCTATCCACTTTATTCACATTATGCGCAAGAGCCAGTCATTCACCCTGAAAAGCTTTTTCGGGATTTATTGGAACTTTGTGGCGAGCTGCAAACATTCACGAATTCGTCTCGCTTACCCGATACCATTGCAAAATATAAGCACTTTGATTTAACAGATAGTTTTCTCCCATTAATAAAAAGTATCCGTGAAGCATTAAGTGTTGTCTTGACGCCGCGTGCAATTCCTATTCCGTTACAAATCCAAGAACACGGTATTCGAGTGGCGACTATTCATGACAAACAACTGCTCCAAAAAGCGGAATTTATTATTGCAGTTAAGTCACAGATGCCACAGGAACAACTACGCCGGCAGTTCCCACAGCAAACTAAAGTGACCACGGTAAATAATATTCGTAGCTTGGTCAGTGTTCAAATACCGGGGGTCCCTTTATCCCCTCTTTCAACTGCTCCACGGCAATTACCTTATCATTCTGGGTATAACTACTTCCATTTTGATCAACAAGGTAATGAATGGAAGGGGATCCAGCAGGATGGCAATATCGCCTTCCACGTTTCTGGCAATTTCCCTGATTTAGATATTCAGTTATGGGCAATAAGAGATGGAGCACTCTATGACTGATAATATTTTGCTTAATCACGATGTTGATAGCGGTATTTCACAGAAGAATTACCAAATCCCACTTAGGGGTAACAACATTAACCCAATGATCGATGCTGCAACGCCACTTTTAGGTATGGTTTTACGAATGAAAGCGATGTCTGAAACGCCACTTTCAGAGAAACTTTACCAGCAAGTGGTCATGGACATCACGTCTATTGAACAGCAACTGCAAATACAAGGTTACGAGCCTGGGGCCATTGTTTCGTTTCGTTATGTCTTGTGCACTTTCATTGATGAAACAGCGCTTGGATTGGGCTGGGATCAAGAAAATGGCTGGGTAAAACAGTCATTACTTGTCCACTTTCATAATGAGTCATGGGGTGGCGAAAAGGTCTTTATCTTAATTGAAAGATTATTAGGTGAGCCCAAACGTTACCTCGACCTCATTGAGTTTATCTACCTTTGTCTCTGTCTTGGATACCGAGGTCGTTACAAAGTATCTGCGGGGCAAAATGATGAATTCAACCATTTGCTTAGACGCTTACAAAAACAAATACAACAACTTAAAGGCGATGCAAAACCGATTATCCTGTTTGAAAAAGGGGATAACAAGCAGAGCCGCTACCGTTTAGGTAAGCGGTTAGGCGTACGTTACATCATCATTGGTGCGGCAATATTAGCATTTATTATTTATCAGATTTACTCATCCCAACTGAATTACCAAACACTCAGAATTGTGGAACAACTTAATACTTTACTCGGCTAGGACGCATTATGATCCAAATTGATCTCTCAACACTTGTTAACCGATTACACCCGATTGCTAAGCATGCGTTAGAAAGCGCAGCAGCCTACTGTGTAAGCCATCAACAACCTGAAATTACGATTGCTCAGTTTCTTCAGAAACTCATTGAAACGCCATTAACTGACATTCGCCTAATCAGCCAGAAGAGCACTTTGGATATTAATAAGCTGTCAGAATTATTAGATATTCAAATTCCACCTCATCAAGCTATTACACAGAGCTATCCGAGCTTCTCTCCTTTATTGGTAGAGTGGATGAAAGACAGCTGGTTACTTGCATCGACAGAATTCAACCACAGTGAACTTCGCTCAGGTGTTCTCTTTCTCACATTATTACAAATGCCGTTACGTTACCTCCCAAAACCGGTTGCAGACATGCTTTCGCAAGTTAATCGAGAGCAATTAAAACTCAGTTTTGATAAGTGGACAGAAGGGTCTGCTGAATCGCCTTTTGACGAACAAGCACCTCAAAATAACGGCAAAATCGCGTCGGACTCATTGTTAGCAAAATTTACGCAAAACATGACCGAACAAGCTCGAAATAATGAGCTCGACCCTGTTTTATGTCGCGATCATGAAATCGACCTTATGATTGATATCCTTTGCCGCCGTCGGAAAAATAACCCTGTCGTCGTTGGGGAACCAGGCGTTGGGAAAAGCGCGCTTATTGAAGGCCTCGCATTGCGTATTATCGCCGGTGAAATCCCTGAAAAATTAAGAGGATGTGAACTTCTAACCTTAGATTTAGGTGCATTGCAAGCCGGTGCAGCGGTTAAAGGTGAATTTGAGAAACGCTTTAAAGGCATCATGCAAGAAGTTTCTCAATCTCCTCACCCCATAATTCTATTCATTGATGAAGCGCACACATTGATTGGTGCAGGTAATCAACAGGGTGGCCTAGATGTTTCCAATTTATTGAAACCTGCATTAGCGCGCGGTGAATTGAGAACAATCGCCGCAACCACCTGGAGCGAGTATAAAAAATACTTCGAAAAAGATGCTGCGCTAGCCCGCCGTTTTCAGTTAGTTCAAGTTAAAGAGCCCACATCTGCGGACGCAATTATCATTATGCGTGGTTTACGCGCTATTTATGAAAAAGCACACAATGTTTTTATCGATGATGAAGCACTTCGAGCCAGTGCTGAACTCAGTGAACGTTATATTTCAGGACGTCAATTACCTGATAAAGCCATTGACGTATTAGACACCGCATGTGCAAGGGCAGCGATCAATTTATCTTCGCCGCCAAAAATGCTCTCTTCATTAAAAACAGATCTCCAGCAAATAGAGATGGAGACAGCGATATTAAAAAGAGAACATCATCTTGGCTTGGATAATCACTCAGAACGCCTTGAGGAATTAGCATCAAAAGCAAATGAGATTGAGCAAAAAGCTTCCGATATACAACAAGCATGGGAACAACAACAAGCGCTTGTTTCGCAAATTATTACTTTGCGCTCAACGTTATTAGACGATGAGAATACTGAGCCCCAATCTGAAGAAACTTGCAAAGTTGATGAGCTGAAACAGGAATTACAAACATTAGACCAGCAACTCGCTCAACTACATGAAACACATTTGCTTGTTTCGCCACACGTCGATAAAAAACAAATTGCAGCCGTTATCGCAGAATGGACAGGCGTACCATTAAACCGATTATCGCAAGATGCTTTATCTATTGTTACAGACCTTCCCAGCTATTTAGAAGAAAGCATTAAAGGGCAATCATTAGCAATACAGTGCTTACATAAACATTTGTTAACGGCACGCGCTGATTTACGCCGCCCAGGTCGCCCTCTTGGTGCATTTTTATTGGCAGGGCCAAGTGGTGTCGGTAAAACAGAAACCGTGATCCAAATTGCACAATTAATGTTTGGTGGAACTCAATACCTAACGACCATTAATATGTCTGAGTTTCAAGAAAAGCATACGGTATCTCGTCTCATCGGTTCGCCACCAGGTTATGTCGGCTATGGTGAGGGGGGGATATTAACAGAAGCTATTCGTCAGAAGCCTTATTCTGTTGTACTACTTGATGAAGTCGAAAAAGCCCATCCAGACGTTCTAAATTTGTTCTATCAAGCGTTTGATAAAGGCGAGATAGCCGATGGTGAAGGACGAGTCATTGATTGTAAAAATATCGCATTCTTCCTAACGTCTAATTTAGGTGACCATGTGATTACCGCGTATGCGGACAAGCCTGATGAGCTGCAAGATGCACTTTATCCTGAGCTCACCACATTTTTTAAACCCGCCCTACTGGCCCGCATGGAAATTGTTCCTTATTTACCTCTTTCGGCTGATATTTTACGGCAAATTGTTGATAGTAAGCTGACGCGTCTTATGATCTTATTGAAACAACGTTTTAATGCAAAAATCCAGTTAGAAGATAGCGTCCCTAATGAAATTTTACGTCGAGCTTCTCGCGCTGAAAATGGTGCTCGTATCTTAGAATCAATTATTGACGGTGCCTTATTACCGCCTCTTTCTTTGTTGCTCCTTCAATTCAGTGCCCGTAATGAAACCATCTCCCATATTCGTTTAACAACGGAAAATGATGAATTTATTGCGGAGGTTAACAAAGAAAAATGAAAGCAAGACTAAAAAATGCACTTGCTCTTCTTGAGTGCCATGACGTAGAAGCGCTAGCCGTTCAATTTTTGACATATAGTTTTTCGCGTAGCGTATTCAGCGGGCTAATTATTTCATTGGTCAATAAAACCGAAAATAGATTAGAAAGCTGGAACATTGACCACTCACTCCAAGTTCAAAGCCATTTTTTAGACACTGATATTACTGATGCCGATCACCCTTTAATTCAACTTGTATTAAAGGGTGAACCCACATTTTGGAAGAATTTACAGCAAGGTAGCTACATTAATAACGCGTCATTACGTGATTTTATTTCGCAGCTTCCTGTTAATACTGGGCTGTATAGCTTACCACTGCATGATCTGAACCATAAACCATGCGGTGCCATTATTCTTTTAGGGCAGGCCAAAGAGTTAGAAAATTTCGAGCAAGGCATTTTCCCTATTTATTGCGAGCTCTTTCATCAGCAATTAAAACGCATTCTTGAATTGGCAAATACGCAACAAAAAATTTCGCACTTGCAATATCTCAATCAGTTGCAGAAAGAAAAGGAAGTAAGCCTCAATGAGGCCTTAAACATATTAACGGCATCAATCACAAGTATGGAACCAATAACAAATAACCCAAAAGATATTAATGATTTAGAGGCTGCTGTAGAGAGCTATGAAAAAGAAATTTTATTAAACAAGCGGCGAGAGCTAAAGGGAGATATCAACGCAATGGCAGAACACCTCAACATATCTAAGCGTGCGCTGATATATAAATTGAAGAAGTACGGAGTATAAAATGAAAATACTGAAACTCTTTTTTTGCTCTTTGATGCTAGTTTTCTTCGCTTTGTCTGGAAAAGCTGAAAGCAATATTAGCCAGAAGATCGCAGAAGAACTCACCCAGTGTCGTCTAGAATCTTCTCAGCTTATTCGCTTAGATTGCTATGACAAAATAGCGCTGTCCTCGACGCCTGCAGCAAATACTTCACCTAATATTGCTCAAATGGGGAAAACTTGGCGCCAAGCTTATGAACACGAAATGAAACGTGTCGAAAATAGTGCGGGTTTCTTAGTCTCAGTACCTGAAAATGGTGATTACCCCGTCATTATGACTATCCCTGCCATTGGTTTTCAACCTCCGCGCCCTGTTCTCATGTTGAGCTGCATCGACAACATTACCCGTATGCAGATTATTTTACCCAATAAACAAGATGCAGGCAGTGTCATGGTCTCGACTGATAGAACGCAATTCACTGCAGAATGGTTTTTACGCGAAAATGGCTATGTATTGGAATCAAGCCGTGGTTTACCTGGCATAGATGAAATCAAGCGTTTATTAAATGGCGAAAAATTGACTTTAAAATTAACTAATAACGAAAAACTAACGTTCAATATTTCAGGGATGTCCCAAGAAATTAAACCATTAAGAGCCGCTTGCCACTGGTAAAAATAATGACAAACAATACCCCTTATTCTTGGAAAGAACAGTTACTTGCCCATCTTGATGAACAGCTGGTGTGTAGTGCTGTGAACGATAGTGACCCCGACTGGGAGTATATCGATAGTGAAATGATAAAATTCGGCTCTCTCAGTCACAGCCAATTAGATGTTAAAGAAATTCAACGTCGGTGTTTGCGGTTGCTTGAAACACAGACAAAGGATTTCCGCTTAATCGTTCACTTATTACGTACCTTACAGCATGCAGGTGAACCTAAAGAATTAGTTTTAGCAGCGCAGATCCTTTCTGATTTTACGCGCCAGTATTGGCATGTCTGCTATCCAACGAATATTAAGCTCAAGCTACGCTTAGCGAACCAAATTATAAAACGCTTCGAGTCAGTAAACGATATTTTTTGCCGTTCTGCTAATAGCAAAATGCGTGATGATATCCTGGGATCTTTTGCCTATTTAGCTCAATTTTGGCATGAACAGAGCCCCGAACTTTCTGAACAAATTGATGCATTGAGCCGAGGTTATCAGCGAATTGAAGAAAGCGAACAGCCCATAGTGTTAGCTTCAGCACCAAAAGAAGCCGCAATGCCTATTACTGAAACTGTACAACCACCAGCAAATAGCTTTGTCATGCCAGCAATCAATATAAATCAGCATGACGAAAGACAATGGAAGCAAACGCTACTCCAAGTTTCAGAAGTTATTTGTTTACAAATGCCTGAAAGTTCAGTTGGTTATCGCTTACGACGTTATGCTATCTGGCATTCCATTACAATGTTGCCCCAAGCCGATCGTCAAGGTAAAACCCCCTTAGCGCCGGTTTCGATGGATCGCATAATGGATTACAAAGCCCAACTTTCTCAACCATCAAACTCCCTATTAAATAATGTAGAGCAAAGCTTATCACTATCGCCTTATTGGCTAGAAGGCCACATGCTCGCAGCACAAGCAGCAGCTAAACTGGGTTATTCAGAAGTCGCGAATGGTATCGCAGAAGAGTTACGTCTTTTTTTAGCTCGCATTCCAAACCTCGTCAATTTGCATTTTTCTGATATGAGCCCTTTCGTCCCCGACAGCGTGAAAGAATGGTTAGAAGATTGTCGCCAAACAGAGAGTGGCCAATTATCTCATTCAAATACCACATTATTACAGCAAGACGTTTTACTGTGCTATGAACAACAAGGGCTTGAAGCCGCATTGAAGCTCATTGAATCAAGCCTTGTAACTGCAATAGAGCCTAGAGATAAATTTTATGGGCAATTATTGTCAGCGCAACTATTCGAGCTCTCAGGAATGGGCTATATGGCGGCCCACTTATATCAGCAACTTTATACCGCTACTTTACACTTTTCACTCGAGGATTGGGAACCCAGCCTCGTAAGACAACTCGTTCAAAAAACAGACAAAATACCAGAAACAACAATGACTATGGATAGGGATCTACAATAATGAAATTACCGTTTTTCTCCATTTCAAACATAACCAATTCGGTAAAAAAACTGTTTTTTGCTGATAGGCCAAAAATTGCCTCCTTTTTCCTATTTTTATTAGCGTTACTCCCTGCGCTCGTCATTGTGTGGATTTGGTGGTGGGGGCCAACATTCACTTATCAAGACTCAATGCCATTTAGTACACTCACCTCACGCTGGCTTGCTACGCTAATTATTATTTTGCTTGTCGTCAGTTGGATAGGTTTAGTTACATGGCGTCGAGTAAAAAAACTTGAAGCGTTAAAACTCGATGTTGAGTTAGCCGTTGTTGACCCCGTTAGGCAGGATATTGACTTCCAAAATCGTTATTTAGACTATTGGAAATCTCAATTTACTCGTCACCTAAATGGCCATTCTAAAGCTGTTTATTTGCGTCCTTGGTATTTTGTTTTAGGTGCAAACCAAAGCGGAAAACATAGCTTATTAAAAAATACGCTGAATCCATTGGATATCGCACCAAGCGACAATATCGTTAATGAACAAAAGCTGCCTTTAAATATCGAGTGCTTGTTAACGGATAGTGCCGTTCTTTTTGTTCCTAACGGCAAGCTATTGACTCAACCAAATGAACATAATGAGAAACCTCAACTCTATCATCGGTTGTGGGAAGAGTTACTTAATTGGATAAAGACTAATCGCTCAAGACAACCCATGAACGGGATTATTTTAACAGTAGATACCTTATCCCTACTCACCAATACGAAAGAGCAAAATAGCCAATTGATTGCCGACCTGCAAATGCGTATTGAAGAAATTAGAATGACTTTTAATAGTCAACTACCATTATATATCGTATTAACGAAGCTCGATTTATTACGTGGTTTCGATTCAATGTACCAGTCATTGGATGCACAACAACGTAACCAAGTATTGGGTGTTTCTTTCGACCTTAAATCTCAAAAAGATTGGAAGACGGGTTTAACGCACTTCTGGTTACAGTGGGTTAACCAAATGAATAGCGCACTACCTGAAATGATGCTACAACGAGCGGAAGGTAATCAACGTAGTGATTTATTCAGCTTTGTACGTCAAATAGAAGGGTTACAGAGCCACGTTATAACATTAATTAATGCACTGTTGATTAATAACGAACAACATAACATTTGTTTAAGGGGTGTTTATCTCACCTCTGCATTACAGATTGGCCAAATAGACGATGTCTTTAGCCAAACGGCATCCGTGCAATACCATTTACCGACAGCCCCACTAACAACTTGGCCAATCAATGATAGCCCCCCTTACTTTACACATAATTTATTTGACCAAGTCCTTTTCAGTGAGCCCAATTTAGCAGCTGAAAATCAATATTGGGTCAAAAAACACCGTTCTCGTCTCTTAGTCACAACACTGGCCAGTTTTGCCGGTTTAATTGCGCTTTGGAGTGGTTGGAATCACTATTATGATAAAAACTACCGCGCCGGTGAGAGTGTGCTTAATGAGGTTAAAGCCTTTAGAACGATAGATAATAACGTCCAAAAAGATACTGATGGTAGCTTACAACTTCCCGTCCTCAACCCATTGCGTGAAGCGACACTTGCCTATGGGAACCACCGCGATAAAAATGCGCTGTTTTCTGATATGGGGCTGTATCAAGGCCAAAAAGTCGGCCCACAAGTTGAGCAAGTTTATCTGCAATTACTGACCGAACGTTTCTTACCCGCAATTATGTCAGGGCTTTTAATTGAACTTAATAATGCAGATAAGGGCAGTGAAGATAAACTCGAAATTTTACGCATTATGCGCATGTTAGAAGATAAAACAGGGCGCAATAATGGCATGGTTGAAGACTTTATGGCGAATTATTGGAGCCATCTCTTCACTGGGCAACGTGAAAAACAAATGCTATTAAAAGCACACTTACGTTATGCGCTTGAACACACGGATTGGAAAACGGAAAGAGACAACGGTCTGATGACTGCGATTAAGGCCTTCACGCCTTTTGCGACCCCCATTAAAAATGCCCAGAAAGAACTCAGTGTGTTATCGCTTTATCAACGTGTGTACCAGGCATTACGGCTAAAAGCCAACCAAGAACTTTCAGCGCCTTTAAATTTGCAATATCAGATAGGCCCAAGTTTTAATACTGTTTTTACCGCTATTGATGAGGATAAATTAGAAATCCCACAGTTTTTAACACGTTCAGGATTATTAAACTATTTTATTCGCCAAAATGACAAATTAGTTGAACTCACGTTGCTTGATGCTTGGGTGCTCAATCTCACATCAAATACCCAATATAGTGAGAATGACCGTAAAGAAATTCAACGTCAAATCAGTGAGCAATATATCAGTGATTATATCGCTCAATGGCGTAACGGAATGAGTAATTTAGAAATTCGTGAATTTGACTCAATCCAAGATGAAATTATCGCTCTTGAACAAATCATCAGCGGAGAACAGCCTTTACGTCGTGCCTTACAAGTTTTGCGTGATAATACGGTTATTCCATCCATTGATGAAAATTTACCTATTGAGAAACAAAAAGCCTTGATGGCAGAACCTTCTTACCGTTTATTAACACGTTTAGATAGAGAATTCACACCCCAAACAGAAATACTGGTCAGTAATCAAGGAGAAAACTTACAGAATCTCAATCAAAAATTGAATGATTTGCATCGATATTTGTTGGGAATACAAAACTCTCCAGTACCGGGCAAAGCGGCACTTAAAGCAGTTTCCATGCGACTCAATGATAATAATAAAGATGCCATATTTGAACTATCACAAATGGCTAAAACATTGCCTGAACCGCTCAATCGTTGGGTAGATGAACTTGCAGAACAAGCCTGGAATGTTGTCCAGAAAGAAGCTATTCGACATATGGAAGTTGAATGGAATGAAAATGTTGTAAAACAATATAATACCTATATTGCTGGTCGCTATCCGTTTAATCCAAACTCAAAACAAGATGTTCCATTAAGTGAGTTCGAACGCTTCTTTAAACCTAATGGCACACTCGATAGCTTCTATCAACAGAACTTACGTTTATTTGTTGAAAATAACTTAGTCGATAATAGGGATAGTCAATCACTGATCCGCTCTGATGTTTTAGCGCAAATTGAAACTGCAAATCGCATAAGAGAAACCTTCTTTAATGCACAAGGTAATTTAGAAGCACAATTTGCAGTTGAACCCCTTTCATTAAGTGGCAATAAACGCCGTAGTATCTTAAATCTTGACGGTCAGCTTATTGATTATGCCCATAGCCGCAGCCATGTCACGCATCTCGTTTGGCCAAACTCGATGCGTTCAAATATTGAAAGTAAACTGACTCTAGTTCCGCTTTCCGGCGATAAATCGCCTCGTTCAATTAGTTTCTCAGGACCGTGGGCACAAATGCGCTTAGTCGACAGTGCGAAGTTAATGAATATCAAATCCAATTCATTCGATATTCGTTTCACGATTGATAGCGGTGATATGACTTATCGAGTACTCGTTGATGAGTCTAATAATCCTTTCTTCGGAGGATTATTCACAAAGTTCCGTTTACCTGAAACCCTTTACTAATGTGATTGCCTCCACTTTATGTGGGGGCATAGGATATTCAACGAGATGAAATCAGAACATTTAGTCATTAAAATCGGGAGCTCCCCTTTAGATACTCCTGAATTTATTGCTCTTAAAACAGAATTTAACAAGTTAAGTCATCCTGCACGTCCGGAGGTCAGTTGGACGCTTATTGAATCACTTTGTTTGTCTCTTTTTAAAAATCATGGTATTGACCTACAAAGCGGTGCTTATTACACAATTGCACGACTACAACGCCATGGACTCAGTGGCTTTACTGAAGGCTGTGAATTATTAGCGAGTGTTATTGTTACTCATTGGGATGCGTTATGGCCTGAAAAACCGAATCAACGAACAGAAGCACTCAACTGGTTTAATACAAAAGCTAGCGCCCTGCTCCGCCAGCAAACCTATGAAACAAAAGACCTCCGTTTGGTTTACCGCTCAGAACGCGCGCTACAATTAATCATTGATAAACTGGCTAAAACAACGTGGGAAAAACTGCCTAAAATTGAAAACTTGTTATGGTTCTTTCAAAATTTAGCCAAACAACTTGAAAAACAGGAAGAATATGCAAAACAGAATACATCCGAATCTGTCACGCTCCCGCCTTTAGTGTATATCCAACAACCTGCTAAACAGGTAGAGCAACCATCACCAACATTTATTTTTGAACCCCCAGAGCCCGCATCAACATTAACAGTAACAACTAAAAAAATGAGCGCTACCCGTGGTTTTATATGGGGTTGTGTGCTCAGTAGTGCACTCTTTTTAGTCAGTGGATTTAGCGCCTATCTTTATTTTAAACATGAAATGGAGGCTATAACATCCATTCCTGAAGGTGCTGTTGCCAAATGGTTATTTAAACCCGAAATAAATACCTATGAATATCATTTAGCTTTGCTCGAAAAGCGTTCCCCTCTCGCTAACTTGAAACTGATCGAGAACATGCAAGAAAAAGCAAAATCTTATTGGCCTGCGGATGCTGATCAGGCTTACCTCAGCCGAAATTGGCAAAACCAATATGAGGCGCGTTTAGAAAATATGCCTATTAATGATAGTTGGTCTGAAACAGCAATGTTGTTACAGCAACTTTCAAATAAAATTATTCAACAAGAAAAAAACCGAGGTAGTTTTACATTATCCTATTTAAAAACTGCCATCTATGACATTCAAAAACAGCACAATAAAGTGGAGCCTATTGAAGAAAAGCTCCGTCAATTATCGCTACAAATTAAAAATGGGCAGCCGGTTCCCCCTGCCACACTCATCAATATTGATAATAAAATTAATGGATTATTAGCTCGTTACTATGAATTACAAAAACAAGCAGAGCAAAAAGGTTTAAAACCCAGCTCATATTCATCTTTTGGATTAAGTCATGAGTGAAATAAAATATATTAAAGAAAAGCAATACTTACAAAAGCTATACAGTGAATATGCAGATAAAAAGCCACATTTAGCTGACGTATTAGATCCCCAAGATCCGCAGACAAGCTACCTATTAGAAGGGTTTGCTTTTTTATCTGCGCGTTTACAGGATAAAATTGACGATGCATTTCCTGAAATTACATTGCCCCTACTGCAACGACTAGACTCCCAAGCTATAAAAGGGCTTCCAGCAACGACTATTGTACAAATTGACCAAAGTGAATTGCTTTCTTTTCCAGTAGAGATAAATAAAGACCATCTTGTCTTAGGTAATAATGGGGCTCGCTTTAGTTTTTGTCATGAATTCGTCGTAGCACCCTATAGCCTTCTCGCTAGAAAAGTGATTCAGCACCCAAATCGTTCTTGTATTTCACTTGAATTACAGTATCGAGGTGAAACTAAATTTCATTCAACAAGTTCACTTGATGTTTTTTTAGGAGCCAATAAAAAAACATCAGAAACCTTACTACTCGCATTTAGCCAATATTTTGAAAAAATTGAAGTCATCCATAATCATATTCGCTATGAGGGAGATCCCCTTAACTACGCTTTCGAGCCCAAAATCGGAAAACCCTATAAAATTTTCCCACAAGAAAATGCATCACTCAGCGCTCCACAGCAATTATTGGAAGGCCTTTATTTACCTCATGTTCATCATTTTGTTGAGCTCAATATTCCCCAAGTTGTCACTGAGTTAGATTGGGAGCAAGAAAGGCGTTTTACAGTTAACATCTATTTCAATCAACAGCTTCCTTTGACACAAGAGGAATGTGAAAATAGCTTTTATTTAAACTGTGCTCCGGCAATGGATACCGAAGCACAACACACCTTGCTAATTGATTTTAAAGAAAATAAATCAAGTTATTTGCTTCCTATCCCTAGCCATCACTACTTGGCTGACCTCTTTGAAATTCAACTTTCACTTGAGCCACATGAACAAGAGAGAGGCATATATTGTCATTTTTATCCTACGACAGAATTAACGGCATCTTCACGCCTTATGCCTCAATACCATAAAACCCTTTTTTACTCCTTAACGATGGAGAAAAATATTACGGGGCATACTCTTTATTATTTAAACTTTTTTGATAATAAAGGCGCCCCTATGGTAACACCGCCCAGCTTACATTTTTCATGTGTTTATATAGGCTTTGAACGTAACCAAAAAAACGAAATTGGCTTATTAAACCAACACAGTG includes these proteins:
- the tssA gene encoding type VI secretion system protein TssA: MTNNTPYSWKEQLLAHLDEQLVCSAVNDSDPDWEYIDSEMIKFGSLSHSQLDVKEIQRRCLRLLETQTKDFRLIVHLLRTLQHAGEPKELVLAAQILSDFTRQYWHVCYPTNIKLKLRLANQIIKRFESVNDIFCRSANSKMRDDILGSFAYLAQFWHEQSPELSEQIDALSRGYQRIEESEQPIVLASAPKEAAMPITETVQPPANSFVMPAININQHDERQWKQTLLQVSEVICLQMPESSVGYRLRRYAIWHSITMLPQADRQGKTPLAPVSMDRIMDYKAQLSQPSNSLLNNVEQSLSLSPYWLEGHMLAAQAAAKLGYSEVANGIAEELRLFLARIPNLVNLHFSDMSPFVPDSVKEWLEDCRQTESGQLSHSNTTLLQQDVLLCYEQQGLEAALKLIESSLVTAIEPRDKFYGQLLSAQLFELSGMGYMAAHLYQQLYTATLHFSLEDWEPSLVRQLVQKTDKIPETTMTMDRDLQ
- the tssM gene encoding type VI secretion system membrane subunit TssM; the protein is MKLPFFSISNITNSVKKLFFADRPKIASFFLFLLALLPALVIVWIWWWGPTFTYQDSMPFSTLTSRWLATLIIILLVVSWIGLVTWRRVKKLEALKLDVELAVVDPVRQDIDFQNRYLDYWKSQFTRHLNGHSKAVYLRPWYFVLGANQSGKHSLLKNTLNPLDIAPSDNIVNEQKLPLNIECLLTDSAVLFVPNGKLLTQPNEHNEKPQLYHRLWEELLNWIKTNRSRQPMNGIILTVDTLSLLTNTKEQNSQLIADLQMRIEEIRMTFNSQLPLYIVLTKLDLLRGFDSMYQSLDAQQRNQVLGVSFDLKSQKDWKTGLTHFWLQWVNQMNSALPEMMLQRAEGNQRSDLFSFVRQIEGLQSHVITLINALLINNEQHNICLRGVYLTSALQIGQIDDVFSQTASVQYHLPTAPLTTWPINDSPPYFTHNLFDQVLFSEPNLAAENQYWVKKHRSRLLVTTLASFAGLIALWSGWNHYYDKNYRAGESVLNEVKAFRTIDNNVQKDTDGSLQLPVLNPLREATLAYGNHRDKNALFSDMGLYQGQKVGPQVEQVYLQLLTERFLPAIMSGLLIELNNADKGSEDKLEILRIMRMLEDKTGRNNGMVEDFMANYWSHLFTGQREKQMLLKAHLRYALEHTDWKTERDNGLMTAIKAFTPFATPIKNAQKELSVLSLYQRVYQALRLKANQELSAPLNLQYQIGPSFNTVFTAIDEDKLEIPQFLTRSGLLNYFIRQNDKLVELTLLDAWVLNLTSNTQYSENDRKEIQRQISEQYISDYIAQWRNGMSNLEIREFDSIQDEIIALEQIISGEQPLRRALQVLRDNTVIPSIDENLPIEKQKALMAEPSYRLLTRLDREFTPQTEILVSNQGENLQNLNQKLNDLHRYLLGIQNSPVPGKAALKAVSMRLNDNNKDAIFELSQMAKTLPEPLNRWVDELAEQAWNVVQKEAIRHMEVEWNENVVKQYNTYIAGRYPFNPNSKQDVPLSEFERFFKPNGTLDSFYQQNLRLFVENNLVDNRDSQSLIRSDVLAQIETANRIRETFFNAQGNLEAQFAVEPLSLSGNKRRSILNLDGQLIDYAHSRSHVTHLVWPNSMRSNIESKLTLVPLSGDKSPRSISFSGPWAQMRLVDSAKLMNIKSNSFDIRFTIDSGDMTYRVLVDESNNPFFGGLFTKFRLPETLY
- a CDS encoding VasL domain-containing protein is translated as MKSEHLVIKIGSSPLDTPEFIALKTEFNKLSHPARPEVSWTLIESLCLSLFKNHGIDLQSGAYYTIARLQRHGLSGFTEGCELLASVIVTHWDALWPEKPNQRTEALNWFNTKASALLRQQTYETKDLRLVYRSERALQLIIDKLAKTTWEKLPKIENLLWFFQNLAKQLEKQEEYAKQNTSESVTLPPLVYIQQPAKQVEQPSPTFIFEPPEPASTLTVTTKKMSATRGFIWGCVLSSALFLVSGFSAYLYFKHEMEAITSIPEGAVAKWLFKPEINTYEYHLALLEKRSPLANLKLIENMQEKAKSYWPADADQAYLSRNWQNQYEARLENMPINDSWSETAMLLQQLSNKIIQQEKNRGSFTLSYLKTAIYDIQKQHNKVEPIEEKLRQLSLQIKNGQPVPPATLINIDNKINGLLARYYELQKQAEQKGLKPSSYSSFGLSHE